The following coding sequences are from one Apus apus isolate bApuApu2 chromosome 10, bApuApu2.pri.cur, whole genome shotgun sequence window:
- the KIF7 gene encoding kinesin-like protein KIF7 isoform X2: protein MAGEGPAVRVAVRVRPLLPREALRGHRPCLRSDAAAGEVALGRRRFRFAAVLPEAAGQAAVYRACVQPLLRAFFRGFNATVFAYGQTGSGKTYTIGEASIASINEDEQGIIPRAMAETFRIIDENDLIDYTVRVSYLEVYKEEFRDLLQVDTASKDIQIREDDKGNVVLCGVKELEVEGLDEVLSLLEMGNTAKHTGATHINRQSSRSHTIFTVTMEQRRGTGRLSLHRRPPSAPASGQVLVSKFHFVDLAGSERIVKTGNTGERLKESIQINSGLLALGNVISALGDPRRKSSHIPYRDSKITRILKDSLGGNAQTVMIACVSPSSSDFDESLNTLNYASRAQNIQNKAVVNCRKETEHIEELHLQIKKLQKALEQRHRSETRIIHRSATAKPCAPEPAARLLAECAHYRTCTDAAYRLLMELQEDSNLTVEQILRVKEWLCTVESERSELTSAGLDSGIESTSTEEQSPEAQGSTLAKAQVNTEKGTESIKDEQVARLQRQVERLEEENRDFLAALEDAMEQYKLQSDKLQEQQDKISELHIRLEMAMPNTCVPELLENLHLVTAGQRPHTAPLDAAPSHSLTGVPSGLLAAEQSRRVLCRKLGRSSSFQQEDTAGSHLEHAQSSTSKAEIKDAVLRRELSQDSEKPAELSSGEEEEEWEEKRSLSQRRNGIQSWSKKEICKLSEELSGSNAPLIQQEQLELSKEVCRRQELLLSPWERLPGKDSEWRLVQAQQKIRELAINIRMKEELITELIKTGKDAQALNRQYCQKISELEQEAEQVRTELNDSQKQLQELEGKEPWDPGEKCKLQEYRTRVAAAQSKAQVLCKKKQATERLVSLSAQSEKRVQELERNIQLMRRQQGQLQRRLREESEQKRRLETEVNKQQHQVKELELKHEQHQKILRIKTEEIAAFQRKRRSGSNGSVISLEQQQKIEEQKKWLDMEMDKVLEQRRALDELEDELRKREAIVAKKEALLQEKNGLESKRLRSSQALTDDIVSVSSRLEHLEKELTEKNGQLRHGSAQDQQQIRQEINNLRQEKDQLLKQRLELDNKLRQGTLLSPEEERILFQLDEAIEALDAAIEYKNESITCRQRVLRASASLLSQCEMNLMAKLSYLSSSETRALLCKYFDKVVTLREDQHRQHIAFSELEMQLEEQQQLVYWLEAAVERQRLEMDRQLTLQQKEHEQNMQLLLQQSREHMDEGLASSKLQYEARIQVLEKELSRYVWANQELNQRLSNINLHPGQTRAGMERSIHGAGDRAVPVLNTCEEPSLGEQLVPLAVTEESHRVRDESRDLVHAPLPSTWRRSSLPNDSPGELRQREAEPRAGQPHELHPPRGPAPASRPRRELRRASPNVTPVPYHPVMIDVRKNPV, encoded by the exons ATGGCGGGCGAGGGGCCGGCGGTGCGGGTGGCCGTGCGGGTGCGGCCGCTGCTGCCGCGGGAGGCCCTGCGGGGGCACCGGCCCTGCCTGCGGAGCGACGCCGCGGCCGGCGAGGTGGCCTTGGGCCGCCGCCGCTTCCGCTTCGCCGCCGTGCTGCCCGAGGCGGCGGGGCAGGCCGCCGTCTACCGGGCCTGCGTCCAGCCGCTGCTGCGGGCCTTCTTCCGCGGCTTCAACGCCACCGTCTTCGCCTACGGGCAGACCGGCTCCGGCAAGACCTACACCATCGGGGAGGCCAGCATCG CTTCCATCAATGAAGATGAGCAGGGCATCATCCCACGAGCCATGGCCgagaccttcaggatcatcgATGAGAATGACCTGATCGACTACACGGTCCGAGTGTCCTACCTGGAGGTGTACAAGGAGGAGTTTCGGGACTTGCTGCAGGTGGATACAGCCAGCAAAGACATCCAGATCCGGGAGGATGACAAGGGGAATGTTG TGCTCTGCGGCGTGAAGGAGTTGGAAGTGGAAGGGCTGGACGAGGTGCTGAGCCTGCTGGAGATGGGGAACACAGCCAAACACACGGGAGCCACCCACATCAACAGGCAGTCAAGCCGCTCGCACACCATCTTCACGGTGACCATGGAGCAGCGGCGCGGGACCGGCCGCCTCTCCCTGCACCGCCGCCCCCCGTCCGCGCCCGCCTCGGGACAGGTCCTGGTTTCCAAGTTTCACTTTGTGGACCTGGCAGGCTCAGAGCGAATTGTGAAGACAGGAAACACAggggagaggctgaaggagagCATCCAGATCAACAGTGGCCTTCTTGCTTTGGGTAACGTCATAAGTGCCTTGGGAGACCCTCGGAGGAAGAGCAGCCATATCCCCTACAGGGACTCCAAGATCACCAG GATCCTGAAAGACTCTCTGGGGGGAAACGCCCAGACCGTGATGATAGCCTGTGTCAGCCCATCCTCCTCCGACTTCGACGAGAGCCTCAACACCCTGAATTATGCCAGCCGGGCTCAAAACATCCAGAACAAGGCTGTGGTGAACTGCCGCAAGGAGACGGAGCACATCGAAGAGCTTCACCTGCAGAtaaagaagctgcagaaggcGCTGGAACAGCGGCACCGCTCCGAGACCCGCATCATCCACCGCTCGGCCACCGCCAAACCGTGCGCGCCGGAGCCCGCGGCGCGGCTGCTGGCGGAGTGCGCGCATTACCGCACCTGCACCGACGCTGCCTACCGGCTgctgatggagctgcaggaggacagcaACCTGACGGTGGAGCAGATCCTGCGGGTGAAGGAGTGGCTGTGCACGGTGGAGAGCGAGAGGAGCGAGCTGACCTCGGCCGGGCTGGATAGCGGCATCGAGAGCACCTCGACGGAAGAGCAGAGCCCCGAGGCACAGGGCTCCACGCTGGCAAAAGCTCAG GTGAACACTGAGAAGGGGACTGAGTCCATCAAAGACGAGCAGGTTGCCAGACTTCAGAGGCAAGTGGAGCGCCTGGAAGAGGAGAACCGTGATTTCCTGGCTGCCCTGGAGGATGCCATGGAGCAGTATAAGCTGCAG AGTGacaagctgcaggagcagcaggataAGATCTCAGAGCTGCACATACGCTTGGAGATGGCAATGCCAAACACATGTGTGCCAGAACTGCTGGAAAACCTTCACCTCGTGACCGCTGGCCAGAGACCCCACACAGCCCCTCTGGATGCTGCCCCATCCCACAGCCTCACTGGAGTTCCCTCTGGGCTCCTTGCTGCtgaacaaagcagaagagtCCTTTGCAGGAAG CTCGGCAGGAGCTCGTCCTTCCAGCAGGAGGACACAGCAGGTTCACACCTGGAGCATGCACAGAGCTCAACCAGCAAGGCAGAGATCAAAGATGCAGTGTTGAGGAGGGAGCTCAGCCAGGACTCTGagaagccagcagagctgtcctcaggagaggaggaggaggagtgggaaGAGAAACGGTCCCTATCCCAGCGCCG AAACGGAATCCAAAGCTGGAGCAAGAAAGAGATTTGCAAGTTGAGCGAGGAGCTGAGTGGAAGCAATGCCCCCTTAattcagcaggagcagctggagttgTCAAAAG AGGtctgcaggaggcaggagctgctgctcagtcCCTGGGAGCGCCTGCCAGGGAAGGACTCTGAGTGGAGGCTGGTGCAAGCACAGCAGAAGATCCGAGAGCTGGCAATCAACATCCGCATGAAGGAGGAGCTGATCACGGAGCTTATTAAAACAG GCAAGGACGCCCAGGCTCTAAACAGGCAGTACTGCCAGAAGATCAGTGAGCTGGaacaggaggcagagcaggtgAGGACAGAGCTGAATGACAGCcagaagcagctccaggagctggagggcaAGGAGCCATGGGACCCTGGGGAGAAGTGCAAGCTGCAGGAATATCGCACGCGTGTGGCAGCCGCACAGAGCAAGGCACAG GTTCTGTGCAAGAAGAAACAAGCGACAGAGAGGCTGGTGTCGCTCTCAGCCCAGAGCGAGAAGAgagtgcaggagctggagaggaacATCCAGCTGATGCGGcggcagcagggccagctgcAGCGCCGCCTGCGGGAGGAGAGCGAGCAGAAACGGCGGCTGGAGACCGAGGTGAATAAGCAGCAGCACCAAGTCAAG GAACTGGAACTGAAGCATGAGCAGCACCAGAAAATCCTGCGCATCAAAACAGAGGAAATTGCAGCTTTCCAGAGGAAGCGGCGGAGCGGCAGCAATGGCTCAGTGatcagcctggagcagcagcag AAAATTGAGGAACAGAAGAAGTGGCTGGACATGGAGATGGATAAAGTTCTTGAGCAGCGCCGGGCCCTGGATGAGCTGGAAGATGAGCTGCGGAAGCGGGAAGCTATTGTGGCCAAAAAGgaagccctgctgcaggagaaaaacGGCCTGGAGAGCAAAAGACTGCGCTCCAGCCAG GCCCTGACAGATGACATAGTGAGTGTGTCCAGCCGCCTGGAGCACCTGGAGAAGGAGCTGACTGAGAAGAATGGGCAGCTGCGCCATGGCAGCGCCCAGGACCAGCAGCAGATCCGCCAGGAGATCAACAACCTGCGCCAGGAGAAGGACCAGCTGCTCAAACAGAGGCTGGAGCTCGACAACAAGCTGCGTCAGGGcaccctgctgtccccagag gaagAACGGATCTTGTTCCAGCTGGATGAGGCAATCGAGGCTCTGGATGCAGCCATCGAGTACAAGAACGAGTCCATCACTTGCAGGCAACGAGTCCTGCGGGCCTCGGCCAGCCTGCTGTCCCAGTGTGAGATGAACCTCATGGCCAAGCTCAGCTATCTCTCCTCCTCCGAGACCCgagctctgctctgcaagtACTTTGACAAG GTGGTGACACTGCGAGAGGatcagcacaggcagcacattGCCTTCTCAGAGCTGGAgatgcagctggaggagcagcagcagctggtgtactggctggaggcagctgtggAGCGCCAGCGCCTGGAGATGGACCGTCAGCTCACCCTGCAGCAGAAGGAGCATGAGCAGAACATGCAGTTACTGCTCCAGCAGAGCCGTG AGCACATGGACGAGGGGCTGGCCAGCAGCAAGCTGCAGTATGAAGCAAGGATTCAAGTGCTGGAAAAGGAGCTGAGCCGATACGTGTGGGCAAACCAGGAGCTGAACCAGAGGCTGAGTAACATAAATCTGCATCCTGGACAGACCAGAG CAGGTATGGAGAGGAGCATTcatggggctggggacagagctgtCCCTGTGCTGAACACCTGTGAGGAGCCCAGCCTGGGGGAACAGCTGGTGCCTCTGGCCGTAACTGAAGAAAGCCATCGGGTGAGGGATGAGAGCAGGGACCTGGTGCACGCCCCTTTGCCATCGACCTGGCGCCGTTCCTCCCTGCCCAACGACAGCCCCGGGGAGCTCCGGCAGAGGGAGGCTGAGCCCAGAGCAGGACAGCCCCATGAGCTGCACCCACCACGGGGCCCCGCCCCGGCTTCCAGGCCCCGCCGGGAGCTGCGCAGAGCCAGCCCAAACGTCACCCCCGTGCCTTACCACCCAGTGATGATAGACGTGAGGAAGAACCCAGTCTAG